A part of Verrucomicrobiota bacterium genomic DNA contains:
- a CDS encoding CbiX/SirB N-terminal domain-containing protein, protein MIENFDQSALLLIGHGSSKNGESGAALSFQAKMLKSCEIFKEVKEAYWQMDPLINDVLPTIQSKTIYIVPFFLSEGYFTQQVLPRHLGLRGRFAHQAGKDYFYCRPVGVHPKIDEIINSRMTTILTCEGAPIPQETCLFIAGHGTNRAKDSSRFVLEQVKRLQGKTPFAEVKPFFLDQAPYIKDWRTLTDKKQIAVIPYFLSDGLHVSEDIPALLGFSENEEIEAFSLVAIGTPKVNESGKLEFTQFIMKKRLFGEKDLIVAGVEGRKIWYTRSLGREPMMANIILDLCDEHTEKM, encoded by the coding sequence ATGATTGAAAATTTCGACCAGTCAGCCCTGCTTTTGATCGGCCATGGTTCGTCCAAAAACGGCGAATCGGGGGCGGCCTTGTCGTTTCAAGCAAAAATGCTGAAGAGTTGCGAGATATTCAAAGAGGTCAAAGAGGCGTATTGGCAGATGGATCCCCTGATTAATGATGTATTACCCACTATCCAGTCAAAAACGATTTATATTGTCCCTTTCTTCTTGAGCGAAGGTTATTTTACGCAGCAGGTTTTACCCCGGCATTTAGGGTTAAGGGGGCGTTTCGCCCACCAAGCAGGCAAAGACTACTTTTATTGCCGGCCTGTGGGGGTGCATCCGAAGATTGATGAGATTATTAATAGCCGTATGACGACCATCTTGACTTGTGAAGGAGCACCCATCCCCCAAGAAACATGCCTTTTTATTGCTGGCCATGGGACAAATAGGGCAAAAGACTCGTCCCGGTTTGTGCTCGAACAGGTGAAAAGGTTACAGGGGAAAACCCCGTTTGCTGAGGTGAAACCGTTTTTTTTGGACCAAGCCCCTTATATTAAGGACTGGCGCACACTGACTGATAAGAAGCAAATTGCAGTGATTCCCTATTTTCTCAGTGACGGGCTCCATGTTTCCGAGGATATCCCCGCACTATTGGGGTTCAGTGAGAATGAGGAAATCGAGGCTTTTAGCCTTGTGGCAATAGGGACTCCAAAGGTAAATGAATCGGGAAAGCTGGAATTCACCCAGTTTATAATGAAAAAGAGGTTGTTTGGGGAGAAGGATCTGATTGTGGCCGGGGTGGAAGGCCGCAAGATCTGGTATACTCGGTCTCTCGGGCGTGAACCAATGATGGCCAATATCATATTAGACTTGTGTGATGAGCATACCGAAAAGA
- a CDS encoding ribonuclease H-like domain-containing protein, which produces MKDIVYFDLETQKTADEVGGWDPASKMKMKMSIGVTFSTKTNQYHIYTEDQVEDMIQQLMRASVVVGFNHVNFDYQVLAGYSLLDFKQIPSFDMLVEVEKILGHRLKLDSIAEATLGYNKTADGLDAIRWWREGKIYEIAEYCAFDVKITKEVFEYALSYKELFYLDKFKKRRCMKTDWKV; this is translated from the coding sequence ATGAAAGACATTGTTTATTTTGATTTGGAAACGCAAAAAACCGCCGATGAGGTGGGGGGATGGGATCCTGCCTCAAAGATGAAGATGAAAATGTCCATTGGGGTGACTTTCTCGACCAAAACAAACCAATACCATATTTATACCGAGGATCAGGTGGAGGATATGATCCAGCAGCTCATGAGGGCGTCTGTGGTCGTGGGGTTTAACCATGTGAATTTTGATTATCAGGTATTAGCAGGGTACAGCTTGCTAGATTTTAAGCAGATTCCGAGTTTTGACATGCTTGTCGAGGTGGAGAAGATCCTGGGGCACCGTCTGAAGCTCGACTCGATTGCGGAAGCCACACTGGGGTATAACAAAACCGCCGACGGTTTGGATGCGATCCGGTGGTGGCGAGAGGGCAAAATCTATGAAATCGCCGAATATTGCGCCTTTGACGTGAAAATCACAAAGGAAGTTTTTGAGTACGCCCTTTCCTATAAGGAACTTTTCTATCTGGATAAATTCAAAAAACGCCGTTGCATGAAGACGGATTGGAAAGTTTGA